Proteins from one Bos javanicus breed banteng chromosome 27, ARS-OSU_banteng_1.0, whole genome shotgun sequence genomic window:
- the TLR3 gene encoding toll-like receptor 3 isoform X1: MKKGTVSCRHSKSMSRPLPYHIHFFSGLLTCWILCTSSAHKCTVRHEVADCSHLKLTQIPDDLPTNITVLNLTHNQLRRLPPANFTRYSQLTILDGGFNSISKLEPELCQSLPWLEILNLQHNEISQLSDKTFIFCMNLTELHLMSNSIQKIKNDPFKNLKNLIKLDLSHNGLSSTKLGTQLQLENLQELLLSNNKISSLTPEEFDFLGNSSLKRLELSSNQIKEFSPGCFHAIGKLSGLSLNNAKLSPSLTEKLCLELSNTSIENLSLSSNQLDTISHTTFDGLKQTNLTTLDLSRNSLRVMGNDSFAWLPHLEYLSLEYNNIEHLSSRSFYGLSNLRRLDLRRSFTRQSISLTSLPKIDDFSFQWLKCLEYLNMDDNNFPGIKRDTFTGLVRLKFLSLSNSFSSLRTLTNETFLSLAGCPLLLLNLTKNKISKIQSGAFSWLGHLEVLDLGLNEIGQELTGQEWRGLDNIVEIYLSYNKYLELTTNSFTSVPSLQRLMLRRVALKNVDCSPSPFRPLPNLVILDLSNNNIANINDELLKGLEKLEILDLQHNNLARLWKHANPGGPVQFLKGLFHLHILNLGSNGFDEIPVEAFKDLRELKSIDLGMNNLNILPQSVFDNQVSLKSLSLQKNLITSVQKTVFGPAFRNLSYLDMRFNPFDCTCESIAWFVNWINITHTNISELSNHYLCNTPPQYHGYPVMLFDVSPCKDSAPFELLFMININILLIFIFIVLLIHFEGWRISFYWNVSVHRVLGFKEIDRAEQFEYAAYIIHAYKDRDWVWKHFSPMEEEDHTLRFCLEERDFEAGVLELEAIVNSIRRSRKIIFVVTQNLLKDPLCKRFKVHHAVQQAIEQNLDSIILIFLEEIPDYKLNHALCLRRGMFKSHCILNWPVQKERVNAFHHKLKVALGSRNSAH, from the exons ATGAAAAAAGGAACGGTCAGCTGTCGTCACA GCAAAAGCATGAGCAGGCCTTTGCCTTATCATATCCACTTCTTTTCGGGACTGTTGACCTGTTGGATACTGTGTACATCTTCTGCCCACAAATGTACTGTTAGACATGAAGTAGCTGATTGCAGTCATCTGAAGTTGACGCAAATACCTGATGACCTCCCAACAAACATAACTGTGTTGAATCTCACCCATAATCAACTCAGAAGATTGCCACCTGCCAATTTTACGAGATACAGCCAACTTACTATCTTGGATGGGGGATTTAACTCCATCTCAAAGCTGGAGCCAGAACTGTGTCAAAGTCTCCCTTGGTTGGAAATTTTGAACCTCCAACACAATGAGATATCTCAGCTTTCTGATAAAACCTTTATCTTCTGCATGAATTTGACTGAACTCCATCTAATGTCCAACTcaatccaaaaaattaaaaacgatCCCTTTAAAAACCTGAAG aaTTTAATCAAATTAGACCTCTCTCATAATGGCTTATCATCTACTAAATTAGGAACTCAGCTCCAACTGGAGAACCTCCAAGAGCTTCTattatcaaataataaaatttcttcaCTAACACCAGAAGAATTTGATTTCCTTGgcaattcttctttaaaaagattaGAGTTGTcatcaaatcaaatcaaagag TTCTCTCCTGGGTGTTTTCATGCCATTGGAAAATTATCTGGCCTCTCTCTGAACAATGCCAAGCTGAGCCCCAGTCTCACAGAGAAGCTCTGCTTGGAACTGTCAAACACAAGCATTGAGAATCTGTCCCTGAGCAGCAACCAGCTGGACACAATCAGCCACACGACCTTCGATGGACTGAAGCAGACGAATCTCACCACGCTGGACCTTTCCCGTAACTCCTTACGTGTGATGGGTAATGACTCCTTTGCCTGGCTTCCACATCTCGAATACCTCTCTCTGGAGTATAATAACATAGAGCATTTGTCTTCTCGCTCTTTTTATGGGCTTTCCAACTTGAGACGCCTGGACTTGAGACGGTCTTTTACTAGACAAAGCATTTCACTGACTTCGCTCCCCAAGATTGACGATTTTTCCTTTCAGTGGCTAAAATGTTTGGAGTACCTCAACATGGACGATAACAACTTTCCAGGCATAAAAAGAGATACTTTCACGGGATTGGTGAGGCTGAAATTTTTAAGTCTCTCCAACTCCTTCTCAAGTTTGCGGACTTTAACAAATGAGACATTTCTATCGCTCGCTGGTTGTCCTCTGCTCCTACTCAAcctaaccaaaaataaaatctcaaaaattCAGAGTGGTGCTTTTTCTTGGTTGGGGCACCTGGAGGTCCTTGACCTCGGCCTTAATGAGATTGGGCAAGAACTCACAGGCCAGGAATGGAGAGGCCTAGACAATATTGTCGAAATCTACCTTTCCTACAACAAATACCTAGAGCTGACCACCAACTCTTTCACCTCAGTTCCAAGCCTTCAAAGACTGATGCTCCGAAGGGTGGCCCTGAAAAATGTGGACTGCTCCCCTTCGCCTTTTCGCCCTCTTCCGAACCTGGTCATTCTGGatctaagcaacaacaacatagcCAACATAAATGACGAGTTGCTGAAGGGTCTTGAGAAACTAGAAATTCTGGACTTGCAGCATAACAACTTAGCTCGGCTCTGGAAGCATGCCAACCCTGGCGGCCCTGTTCAGTTTCTGAAGGGCCTTTTTCACCTCCACATCCTTAACTTAGGGTCTAATGGCTTTGATGAGATCCCAGTGGAAGCCTTCAAGGACTTACGTGAATTGAAGAGTATTGATTTAggaatgaataatttaaatatcCTTCCACAATCTGTCTTTGATAATCAAGTGTCACTGAAGTCATTAAGCCTTCAGAAGAACCTCATAACATCTGTTCAAAAGACTGTTTTTGGGCCAGCGTTCAGAAACCTGAGTTATTTAGATATGCGTTTTAATCCATTTGATTGTACCTGTGAAAGCATTGCCTGGTTTGTTAATTGGATTAATATTACCCACACCAACATCTCTGAACTGTCGAACCATTACCTCTGCAACACTCCGCCCCAATACCATGGTTACCCAGTAATGCTTTTCGATGTATCACCCTGCAAAGACAGCGCCCCATTTGAACTCCTTTTCATGATTAACATCAATAtccttttgatttttatctttattgtaCTGCTCATCCATTTTGAAGGCTGGAGGATATCTTTTTATTGGAATGTTTCAGTGCATCGAGTTCTCGGTTTCAAAGAAATAGACAGAGCAGAGCAGTTTGAATATGCAGCATATATAATTCATGCCTATAAAGATAGGGATTGGGTCTGGAAGCACTTCTCCCCAATGGAGGAAGAAGATCATACTCTCAGATTTTGTCTGGAAGAAAGGGACTTTGAGGCAGGTGTCCTTGAACTTGAAGCAATTGTGAACAGCATCAGAAGgagcagaaaaattattttcgTTGTAACACAGAATCTATTGAAAGATCCACTATGCAAAAG ATTCAAGGTTCACCATGCAGTTCAGCAAGCTATTGAACAAAATCTGGATTCCATTATATTGATCTTTCTTGAGGAGATTCCGGATTATAAACTGAACCATGCACTCTGTTTGCGAAGAGGGATGTTTAAATCTCATTGCATCTTGAATTGGCCGGTTCAGAAAGAACGGGTAAATGCTTTTCATCATAAATTGAAAGTAGCACTTGGGTCCAGAAATTCAGcacattaa
- the TLR3 gene encoding toll-like receptor 3 isoform X2 codes for MSRPLPYHIHFFSGLLTCWILCTSSAHKCTVRHEVADCSHLKLTQIPDDLPTNITVLNLTHNQLRRLPPANFTRYSQLTILDGGFNSISKLEPELCQSLPWLEILNLQHNEISQLSDKTFIFCMNLTELHLMSNSIQKIKNDPFKNLKNLIKLDLSHNGLSSTKLGTQLQLENLQELLLSNNKISSLTPEEFDFLGNSSLKRLELSSNQIKEFSPGCFHAIGKLSGLSLNNAKLSPSLTEKLCLELSNTSIENLSLSSNQLDTISHTTFDGLKQTNLTTLDLSRNSLRVMGNDSFAWLPHLEYLSLEYNNIEHLSSRSFYGLSNLRRLDLRRSFTRQSISLTSLPKIDDFSFQWLKCLEYLNMDDNNFPGIKRDTFTGLVRLKFLSLSNSFSSLRTLTNETFLSLAGCPLLLLNLTKNKISKIQSGAFSWLGHLEVLDLGLNEIGQELTGQEWRGLDNIVEIYLSYNKYLELTTNSFTSVPSLQRLMLRRVALKNVDCSPSPFRPLPNLVILDLSNNNIANINDELLKGLEKLEILDLQHNNLARLWKHANPGGPVQFLKGLFHLHILNLGSNGFDEIPVEAFKDLRELKSIDLGMNNLNILPQSVFDNQVSLKSLSLQKNLITSVQKTVFGPAFRNLSYLDMRFNPFDCTCESIAWFVNWINITHTNISELSNHYLCNTPPQYHGYPVMLFDVSPCKDSAPFELLFMININILLIFIFIVLLIHFEGWRISFYWNVSVHRVLGFKEIDRAEQFEYAAYIIHAYKDRDWVWKHFSPMEEEDHTLRFCLEERDFEAGVLELEAIVNSIRRSRKIIFVVTQNLLKDPLCKRFKVHHAVQQAIEQNLDSIILIFLEEIPDYKLNHALCLRRGMFKSHCILNWPVQKERVNAFHHKLKVALGSRNSAH; via the exons ATGAGCAGGCCTTTGCCTTATCATATCCACTTCTTTTCGGGACTGTTGACCTGTTGGATACTGTGTACATCTTCTGCCCACAAATGTACTGTTAGACATGAAGTAGCTGATTGCAGTCATCTGAAGTTGACGCAAATACCTGATGACCTCCCAACAAACATAACTGTGTTGAATCTCACCCATAATCAACTCAGAAGATTGCCACCTGCCAATTTTACGAGATACAGCCAACTTACTATCTTGGATGGGGGATTTAACTCCATCTCAAAGCTGGAGCCAGAACTGTGTCAAAGTCTCCCTTGGTTGGAAATTTTGAACCTCCAACACAATGAGATATCTCAGCTTTCTGATAAAACCTTTATCTTCTGCATGAATTTGACTGAACTCCATCTAATGTCCAACTcaatccaaaaaattaaaaacgatCCCTTTAAAAACCTGAAG aaTTTAATCAAATTAGACCTCTCTCATAATGGCTTATCATCTACTAAATTAGGAACTCAGCTCCAACTGGAGAACCTCCAAGAGCTTCTattatcaaataataaaatttcttcaCTAACACCAGAAGAATTTGATTTCCTTGgcaattcttctttaaaaagattaGAGTTGTcatcaaatcaaatcaaagag TTCTCTCCTGGGTGTTTTCATGCCATTGGAAAATTATCTGGCCTCTCTCTGAACAATGCCAAGCTGAGCCCCAGTCTCACAGAGAAGCTCTGCTTGGAACTGTCAAACACAAGCATTGAGAATCTGTCCCTGAGCAGCAACCAGCTGGACACAATCAGCCACACGACCTTCGATGGACTGAAGCAGACGAATCTCACCACGCTGGACCTTTCCCGTAACTCCTTACGTGTGATGGGTAATGACTCCTTTGCCTGGCTTCCACATCTCGAATACCTCTCTCTGGAGTATAATAACATAGAGCATTTGTCTTCTCGCTCTTTTTATGGGCTTTCCAACTTGAGACGCCTGGACTTGAGACGGTCTTTTACTAGACAAAGCATTTCACTGACTTCGCTCCCCAAGATTGACGATTTTTCCTTTCAGTGGCTAAAATGTTTGGAGTACCTCAACATGGACGATAACAACTTTCCAGGCATAAAAAGAGATACTTTCACGGGATTGGTGAGGCTGAAATTTTTAAGTCTCTCCAACTCCTTCTCAAGTTTGCGGACTTTAACAAATGAGACATTTCTATCGCTCGCTGGTTGTCCTCTGCTCCTACTCAAcctaaccaaaaataaaatctcaaaaattCAGAGTGGTGCTTTTTCTTGGTTGGGGCACCTGGAGGTCCTTGACCTCGGCCTTAATGAGATTGGGCAAGAACTCACAGGCCAGGAATGGAGAGGCCTAGACAATATTGTCGAAATCTACCTTTCCTACAACAAATACCTAGAGCTGACCACCAACTCTTTCACCTCAGTTCCAAGCCTTCAAAGACTGATGCTCCGAAGGGTGGCCCTGAAAAATGTGGACTGCTCCCCTTCGCCTTTTCGCCCTCTTCCGAACCTGGTCATTCTGGatctaagcaacaacaacatagcCAACATAAATGACGAGTTGCTGAAGGGTCTTGAGAAACTAGAAATTCTGGACTTGCAGCATAACAACTTAGCTCGGCTCTGGAAGCATGCCAACCCTGGCGGCCCTGTTCAGTTTCTGAAGGGCCTTTTTCACCTCCACATCCTTAACTTAGGGTCTAATGGCTTTGATGAGATCCCAGTGGAAGCCTTCAAGGACTTACGTGAATTGAAGAGTATTGATTTAggaatgaataatttaaatatcCTTCCACAATCTGTCTTTGATAATCAAGTGTCACTGAAGTCATTAAGCCTTCAGAAGAACCTCATAACATCTGTTCAAAAGACTGTTTTTGGGCCAGCGTTCAGAAACCTGAGTTATTTAGATATGCGTTTTAATCCATTTGATTGTACCTGTGAAAGCATTGCCTGGTTTGTTAATTGGATTAATATTACCCACACCAACATCTCTGAACTGTCGAACCATTACCTCTGCAACACTCCGCCCCAATACCATGGTTACCCAGTAATGCTTTTCGATGTATCACCCTGCAAAGACAGCGCCCCATTTGAACTCCTTTTCATGATTAACATCAATAtccttttgatttttatctttattgtaCTGCTCATCCATTTTGAAGGCTGGAGGATATCTTTTTATTGGAATGTTTCAGTGCATCGAGTTCTCGGTTTCAAAGAAATAGACAGAGCAGAGCAGTTTGAATATGCAGCATATATAATTCATGCCTATAAAGATAGGGATTGGGTCTGGAAGCACTTCTCCCCAATGGAGGAAGAAGATCATACTCTCAGATTTTGTCTGGAAGAAAGGGACTTTGAGGCAGGTGTCCTTGAACTTGAAGCAATTGTGAACAGCATCAGAAGgagcagaaaaattattttcgTTGTAACACAGAATCTATTGAAAGATCCACTATGCAAAAG ATTCAAGGTTCACCATGCAGTTCAGCAAGCTATTGAACAAAATCTGGATTCCATTATATTGATCTTTCTTGAGGAGATTCCGGATTATAAACTGAACCATGCACTCTGTTTGCGAAGAGGGATGTTTAAATCTCATTGCATCTTGAATTGGCCGGTTCAGAAAGAACGGGTAAATGCTTTTCATCATAAATTGAAAGTAGCACTTGGGTCCAGAAATTCAGcacattaa